In the genome of Geitlerinema sp. PCC 9228, one region contains:
- a CDS encoding anti-sigma regulatory factor, translating to MRTELQVPSDIRFVTVVENWLLGCLELELGDKVDWQRQSNRLRLVLAEAYSNVVRHAHKGQPNLPVLIRLEVKQRDLALEIWDQGQGYDIDTYTAPDPEDLQDGGYGWLIMNRLMDRVEYRLQIDGGKNCLKMEASLPEINS from the coding sequence ATGAGAACCGAGCTGCAAGTACCCAGCGATATTCGCTTTGTGACCGTAGTCGAAAACTGGCTTTTGGGTTGTTTGGAGCTAGAGCTGGGCGATAAAGTGGACTGGCAGCGGCAGTCCAACCGGTTGCGCTTGGTGTTGGCAGAAGCCTACTCCAACGTAGTGCGACATGCCCATAAAGGCCAGCCCAATTTGCCGGTGTTGATTCGGCTGGAAGTCAAACAAAGAGATTTGGCGTTGGAAATTTGGGACCAAGGTCAAGGGTACGATATCGATACCTATACAGCCCCCGATCCGGAAGATCTCCAAGATGGCGGGTATGGCTGGTTGATTATGAATCGCTTGATGGACCGAGTAGAGTACCGACTACAAATTGATGGTGGCAAAAATTGCCTAAAGATGGAAGCTAGTTTGCCGGAAATTAACTCTTAA